TTTCTTTTGATAAATATTATGATGGATACTGGTCTGGGACATCCATGGCGGCTCCAATTGTTAGTGGAGTTGTGGCTCTTATCAAGCAAGTGAATCCTAATTTAAGTAGGGACGAGGTGGTCGGAATACTTCTTGATACTAGTGATAATATTAATAAACTAAACCCAGAATACTTTGGAAAAATGGGTGTTGGTCGAGTTAATGCTTATAAGGCAGTATCAAAAGCTAAAGAAATTTTTGTTGACTATGAAGCTAGTATAGTTGTTAGTCCTGCTTCAAACAAGTCTAGTAATATAAAAATAGTTGACCAAAAAGGAAACCTAAAATCAGAATTTTTGGCATATACAGAGAACTTTAAAGGTGGAGCCAACATAGCCACTGGAGATATTGATGGTGATGGATATGAAGAAATAGTTGTGGGGGCGGGAAATGGTGGAGGGCCACACGTTGTTGTTTTTGATACTAATGGAAAATTGAAATATCAATTCTTTGCCTATAATTCAGGATTCAGAGGAGGTGTTAATGTCGCCGTTGCTGATGTAAATGACGACGGGGTAGATGATATAATAACTGGGGCAGGAGTTGGTGGAGGACCACACGTGAGAATATTTAACAAAAATGGAGATGTTTTAGGTCAATTTTTTGCTTACAATGATAATTTTAGAGGAGGGGTGAATGTTTCTGCTGGTGATATTGATGGAGACGGAGAGGTAGAAATTGTTACAGGGACAGGAACTGGAGGGGGACCTCAAGTGCGTATTTTTAAAAGTGATGGTAGGGTTGTTGGACAGTTTTTTGCTTATGATGAGAATTTTCGCGGTGGTGTAAAAGTCCATGTTGGAGATATTGATGGAGGTTCTAGTAGAAATAAAAAAGAAATAATAACATCCCCAGGACCTGGTGGTGGACCTCATGTAAGAATATTTAACAATTTTGGAGCTGTTTTAAATCAGTTTTTTGTCTTCGATAAGAAATTTAGGGGTGGTGTTAATATTGCTCTGGGAGATGTAAATAAAGACAATAAAATGGAGATAATAGCTGGGGCTGGTCCAGGCGGGACTCCACATCTTAGAGTTTATAGTACAAGCGGAGTTCTCTTGAGCTCTTTTTATGCATATGAAAATACCTATAGTGGTGGGCTTAATGTGTCAGTAATAAAATTAATAAACCCGTCAACTAACTAATTAGTTAGCAGGGCAGGCCCGTTATTTAGTGAATAGTTAGTCGGGTAGGACCATTAATTAATAAATATATAGTTAGAAAAAAATAAAATATGAAAAGGGCAATCTTTGATAAAAAAAATATATTAGTAGCTGGTGGTGCTGGATTTGTTGGCTCTCATCTTTGTGAAGAACTAGTAAAAAATTCTAAGGTTATTTGTCTCGACAATTTTTTAACTGGAGATGAGAAGAATATTGATTATCTTTTGTCGGACCCAAATTTTGAATTTATAAAACACGATATTACCCAACCAATAGATCTTGAAAATCTTCCTGAATTACAAAACTTCAAGATTCAGTTTCAAGGAATCCAAGAAGTGTATAATTTAGCTTGTCCCAATTCTCCACTAAACTTTAAGGACAATGTTATTAATACTCTTCTGGCAAATTCTCTCGGTACGAAGAATCTATTAGATTTAGCCATCAAGTACGAATCAAAGTTTTTGCATTTTTCTTCTTCAGTTATTTATGGCCCAAGAGAGGACGGAGGTAAAAAAGTAGAAGAAAAAATGATTGGCAGAGTTGATCTTCTTTCTGAAAGATCTTCTTACGACGAAGGTAAAAGATTTGCCGAGACTATGGTGGATAATTATCGTAATATTTATAATATTGATGCCAAAATAATTCGCCTATTTAGAACATACGGGCCCAGGATGAAACTAGATGATGGGAATATGATACCCGATTTTATAACGAACGCTCTTGATAATAAAGTGATTGATATTCCAGCTGATGAGAATTTTCACTCAACCTTTTGTTACGTGACTGATGTAGTGGACGCTGCTATTAAAATGATGGATTCAGAGAGTGCAGGGCCTATCAACATAGGTTCTGATGTCGAAGTGAGTGTATTTGATATTGCTCATAGAATAGTTAAAATGCTCAACTCTAAATCGGAAGTTAGACATGCGGATAAACACTTTTTTATTACCCCTCTTGCTATCCCTGATATTAATAAATCCAGGTCAGAGCTGGGTTGGTTGCCTATCCAAACACTAGATAAAGGACTCGAGGCAACTATTCATGACCTACGTGCTAACAAGGGGATTAGAAGAATCACTGATTCAATTTAATCCTCCTGCTCCACCAGCTGGCGGATTCGGAGGACAGGTCCTCCCAAAAAATAAATTTAATTTTAATAATAAATCTAGTCCACTATATGGTGTGACAGACAAGAAATATATGAATCCAAAAACAGCGATAACAATCCTTTTATTAATATTATCTTTATCTGTTTTGACAATACTGATGATTGTCGTCAATAAGGGTGTTAATAATTCTGCAGAAAAAAAATTAATTAATCAATCAAGTCAAGTTAATACTGAAGAAAAGGTTGATAATGTTATTTCTGAAAAAACAGATTTACAGAAAGAAATTGAGAGTAAAGATTATTCGGTTTATGAGTATCCAGAAATAGAGAAGCAAAAAGATGAAGCAAAGCTCAGATTAGAAAAACTCAATGCATTGCGTGGTGGATCTCCTGGACCAACAGAAGAAGAGGTTGCTGCGATGAGTCCCGAGGAAAAGGCTCAACTAGAAGCAGAGGCACAAGTAAGATTGGATAGGTTGAATGAACTAAGGAATGGCGTTGTTGAACA
This portion of the Patescibacteria group bacterium genome encodes:
- a CDS encoding S8 family serine peptidase, which translates into the protein MKKKLTSIFVASLIFLVLLPFGFVGAINLENNTFKSAIIPTDSYFNNAWYLNKIKAVDAWNIIRETPDITIAIIDSGVQISHPDLRDNIWINRNEIAGDNIDNDNNGYVDDLNGWDFVDHIPDPSPKFDADFTEDGVVHGTVVAGIAAASGNNAAGVVGVTWNAKIMPLRVLNGSGEGDTNKVVNAVDYAIRNGADIINFSFVGFGFSSQLNSAIKRAYDAGIIIVAAAGNEGEDGLGHSLDDKKMYPVCNDGNSENWVIGVAATDPLDQKSNFSSFGYDCIDISAPGVSMFSTSVYSPDNSTNSVSFDKYYDGYWSGTSMAAPIVSGVVALIKQVNPNLSRDEVVGILLDTSDNINKLNPEYFGKMGVGRVNAYKAVSKAKEIFVDYEASIVVSPASNKSSNIKIVDQKGNLKSEFLAYTENFKGGANIATGDIDGDGYEEIVVGAGNGGGPHVVVFDTNGKLKYQFFAYNSGFRGGVNVAVADVNDDGVDDIITGAGVGGGPHVRIFNKNGDVLGQFFAYNDNFRGGVNVSAGDIDGDGEVEIVTGTGTGGGPQVRIFKSDGRVVGQFFAYDENFRGGVKVHVGDIDGGSSRNKKEIITSPGPGGGPHVRIFNNFGAVLNQFFVFDKKFRGGVNIALGDVNKDNKMEIIAGAGPGGTPHLRVYSTSGVLLSSFYAYENTYSGGLNVSVIKLINPSTN
- a CDS encoding NAD-dependent epimerase/dehydratase family protein — translated: MKRAIFDKKNILVAGGAGFVGSHLCEELVKNSKVICLDNFLTGDEKNIDYLLSDPNFEFIKHDITQPIDLENLPELQNFKIQFQGIQEVYNLACPNSPLNFKDNVINTLLANSLGTKNLLDLAIKYESKFLHFSSSVIYGPREDGGKKVEEKMIGRVDLLSERSSYDEGKRFAETMVDNYRNIYNIDAKIIRLFRTYGPRMKLDDGNMIPDFITNALDNKVIDIPADENFHSTFCYVTDVVDAAIKMMDSESAGPINIGSDVEVSVFDIAHRIVKMLNSKSEVRHADKHFFITPLAIPDINKSRSELGWLPIQTLDKGLEATIHDLRANKGIRRITDSI